In the Cucurbita pepo subsp. pepo cultivar mu-cu-16 chromosome LG17, ASM280686v2, whole genome shotgun sequence genome, ACATAGATTGCCCCTTGCAATTTTGCTGCATTGAGGCACAATCATTCTTCAATACAAACAACAATTACttccaaatttcttttcaatccataatttctctcttcttcttcgacctatttaatttcatatacaattattttttaaaaactttaattctGTGTAATCATCGTAATTAGGGCACAGCAGCATCAACATTTTTGccaaatttaatcaaaatttaatattctgTAAATCGGCGTGAAGAGAAATTGTATGAGTAAGATCTCCAATATGGAGAGTGTGCTCACCAGTTGGAATTCTTCGAGTTCCAAATTGGTCGACTCGGCTAAGATGATCGCAAACATGAACTCCGATTCTAATTCGCTTTTGAGATCCGGCTGTCATATGAACCTTTTCGAATCCGATCAAGTGCTTGTATGGCGACGAGTTCTCGTTTGGAGCTGTCGCGAAGGCGAGAACGGTGTGAGATCCGTCGAGAGTGCCGATGTTTTTGACGTCGATTTGAAGGCCTAGATCGGAGATTGAGGCGCAATCGGTGTGCGAGACTTTGATTGCGTTGAGAGAGGCGGTGGAATTGGGATTGGGAGATAAATTTGTGAGAGGAATTGAGAGTTCTTTTGGGGCTTCGGCTATGCTGTGGGTGAATTTTGAATAGCTTAGACCGTACCCGAAGGGGAACACGACTGGACCCTTGTAGAATCGGTAGGTTCGACCCGGATAGCCGGTTGATGGGTCGGGTCTTAGGCCCATGTTTGTCATTGGGACCTTGGCTAGGTAGCTTTGTGGGTACCAAGTCATTGGCAATTTCCCCCCTTCacaatttcaaacaaaatcgTTATTgaacatttataaaataataaaaaatagcaGAGGGAAAAATGAATTAGTACCAGGATTAATGGCGCCAAAAATCACATCGGCGATGGCGGCGCCACCAGCCTGACCGGGATACCCAGCCCAAAGAATCGCACTAATTTTCGGATCACTTTTTGCAAATGTAACATCAATCGGACCGCCGGACATCAAAACCAGCACCGTCGGCCCTCTAGAAGCCCTCGCCACTCTCGAAACCAATTCCTGCTGATATCCAGGCAAAAGCAGTCCATTTCTATCCCTAGACTCCGCTTCAATCGACTGGTCCAaccccaccaccaccaccgtcGCATCTGCCGCGCGCGCCGCCGACTCAGCCGCCGCAATTAGCTGATTTCCGCCACACCCCACGTTGGCGCAGCCTTCCTGGTGGATGGTTTTGGCGTACTTCGCGATTCCTTGGAGCGGCGAAGTGTATCCGCAGGCCACGCCAGCGTAGTTTCCAATCATGGTGACGGTGGCGTCAGAGTTCGGACCGATCACTGCGACAGTGCGGTGGCGTGTGGGGGAGAGTGGTAAGGATGCGGCTCGGTTTTGGAGGAGGACTATGCCTTGTCTTGCGGCTTCGAGGGCTAGGTGTTTGTGGGCTGGGGTGCAGACGTCTTTTGGGCCCAAGTGGCCATAGGGTTGGGCCGTGGGCTCGCCGTCAAACATTCCGAGCCTCATTTGCACCGCGAGTAAATTAGCTAAGGCGCCGTTGAGATCGGCTTCTTTTAGGAGTCCTCTTCCGACGGCTGCGGCTGTGTGCACCGCCAAAAATGGTCCacagtccaagtccaagcCTGCAAGCCATTGATACAATTAGAtccatttatttctttaaaaaaatatattttttcttaattaatatttctatGTTAATCTTTTGGGtattccttaaaaaaataataaaaataataatagttaaaaACCCATTCACTGCAAGTTCCAATGGGTACTTACCCGCTTTAATAGTGTAAGCAGCTGTTTCTTCGGGCGTACGCGTAAAATGTTGGTTATCGTACATAACTCCAACTGAATCGCAATCGGAGACAATATACCTAACGgaatttataaagaaagtaatattttttaagcttaatttaaaaaaatatatatatatatagagagagagttcaatattgtaattttttaattaaaaaaaaacaaaattaaataacacaATTTAATTCTAGTGCGACGATGTGCACAGTAATTCCATAGGAACTCACCCATCAAGCCCCCAAGTTCCACGGATGGTGTTTTTAAGTAAATCAGGGTCAGCGCAAGTCGGCTTCCCGTTGACCTGATTATAAGAGCACATTACGCTCGCCACTTTTCCCTCCACCACACAAGCTTTAAAAGGGACGTTATAAGTGTCCTCCAAATCTTGTTTACTCACCTGCCCAACCCAACACAAAAAGCCCATTAACATTCTAAATGGGCTTCGGCCCATTATGACCTTTTGGACCTCGAATTTCTAAAGCCCAATACATACCTTCGCATTGAAATGGTACCGGTCTACTCCATTCCAATTGTCAAGATCATAGGCAGTGTAATGCTTGCAACAAGCAGCCACCTTCAGCCTTTTCCCCTGACCATTCCCCTGCAGCCCTCGGACGTAGCTGGCAGCGTACTTCCCGGCTAAGATCGGGTCCTCCCCTGGAGTTTCTTGGCCACGCCCCCACCGTGGGTCTCGGAATATGTTCACATTCGGGCTCCAATATGTTAGACCTGCCGTTCCTCCGTTATACATCGCTCTCGCTTCGTCCGAAACCACCTATACGTCATTGTCTAGGTTTTCAATTTGCACTATTAATGAGGCCGTTGGTTGTAGTTTCTTAATTCTTAGGCTTCCTTTTGtaacatttaataatttaaaatatatttaataatttctcaatatatatatatatattatagaaaatgtaaagaaaaaaggttgaaaattCTGACCCGTCCGATCTCCTCCCAAAGCGATTGATTGAAGGAAGCAGCGGTGGTGATGACTTGAGGAAAGCTAGTGGCGCCAGGGTAGGCCCCACCAAACTTAGTACCGGGGCCCACATTGGAAACCCCATGAAGTGCTTCCGACCACCACTCATATCCTCTAATCCCCAGCCTCGGCACCGGGATGGCATTATTAACCAATAGCCTTATCTTTTCCGCCAACGTTAACCTCCCAATCAAATCTCTGACTCGTTCTTCAATCCCCAACGAGACCTTACAAAACCCCATATTTCTCGTCGCCGCATTCTGCCCGTCGCATGCAAACGCCGCCCTCCCCTCCGCCGTCCCCATCACCGctgccaccaccaccaccaccatcgcCGCCACCGCCGGCCACCGGATAACCCCACTTCTGAAATAACAAGCCATTACTATAAAGTGTATTTAGAGTGAGTGAAGGGGTAGTGGGTTTTTATAGGACAATGGCAGCTGCGTTTTTTTGTAAGGGTTTGCATATGGGATGGGATATTTTCACTTTCACGATTGGTTTTCCACGTCGGTTTTTAGttatgaagaaatgaaaataaataatttataataaataataaatctcaACCTTTAATAATTGAATCCATATGAATcaccaatttttattttctcatcaatctcttcataaatttattaattttaataaaattaaatttttgtacaaAAATAAGTTATAACTTGGGTACAAGTTAACCACCAAATAATTTTGCCATAACTaataaattcaacaaaaaataataataataataataataataaaatgttaaaattcaacaaaaaaacaaagttcaTATAAATGGATAGATAGCGACTGAATTAATgtgggttttggttttggttttttctttttctttttctttttcttttttatagtattttaaGTGTTTCGATGATTATCGATAATAATGTTATTATATTAGATGGAAGTGAGCAAGTTGAAGACGCAGCTATGGTGTGGCGTGCCGTCAATGTGTAGTtacttaaatataaatgtatattaaattataaattaatccctaaatttctaaaaatattttacataaaattcatattctatcgcatataataaattttataattttattgtatattaaattataaattaatccctaaatttaattttatatattttaaaattcatggGCTAAGACTAGGGACAAAAGCATAGGGAATTTTTGGTtgctttttatattttatattttatttccttataaaaaaaaaacgatagATTGAAGAAAACGCAAGCGGCAGCCCGTGACACTTCATagcctaaaattttaattttatcaattaaaatttttgtatttatttatttatttttgttaaaagttGCAATCGGTCTCACAAttaatattcattaatttccAATTCAACATATggttacatttttttcaatatttttttaattggtcttaaaaaaaattatatatggtTAGAAATTAGGAAAATCATACATCTtcacataaataaaaaaattaataatttaaaattaggttaaatataaataatgataTCAAGATATAAATGATTGGTTGTTGTaccaaatcatttattttttaacactACCAACAATCAAAAACATAACTATATAGATCTTTGAGTAAATGTGAAGCATCAACCAACTGGTTGGAACCTTTAATGGAATAAAACAAGTTATTTggtttatttagaattttatagattttttaagGTCAAGTTTGGTATAATTAAACAATAGAGTTTAGGGCACGTTTACGTacttataaagaaaatgactTTTAATATGCATAATAAAAGTCGagtcatttttcttaattatttgaaaagaataatgtAAATAAGTTAAAAGACAAGAATTCGTTccgtttaatttttttttttttttatatatattattttttttatgcaatCGTTGGGAGATATTCCCCACTAATTGagtatgattattattattatctttttgtttccattATGATACTTTTGGTCAACAACTACATGCGTCTATTATTTGGTTGTTATGATAAGGAAAGTAATTTTGGCCATATAatgataatatcatatatcGAATATTATCTagttttctatatatatatattttatattgtgccaaaattgaaataataataataataataatgtcttttttttttataattgacCACGTAAATAAATGAGTTCAAAAGATCAAATGTTGGTATTTTTATACGAGACGTGACCATGACTTTCACGTGATAATCAAGCTAAATTAAGAGTACTAGTAAGATttcacatcagttagagatgagaacaaaacatttttttataaaagtgtagaaatctcttcctaacagacgtgttttaaattcgtgaggctgacggtgatacataacgggccaaaatggacaatatatgctagcggtgggtttggagcGTTATAAGTAATATCTGAGCCAGACACCtaacggtgtgccagtgagaacgctggACTCCtaagggagatggattgtgagatcccacatcggttagagacgagaaggaaacatttcttataagggtgtggaaacatatTTTCAACAGATGCCACAGTTTGACGATATACATTGACTAGACTGATAAAGTACTTTTGTGTGATCGTTTATAATGATCCTTAAAcaatcatttattaaaaaatgtttaaaataataatttttttaattgagtaTGGTCCTTGATAGATATGGCATAATCGgtccatatattttaaaaattggcaTGAAATAATTCATGGCCGTTGATATTGACATAAGGAAACATCAATTGAAACGACAACCAACTTGTTCTCTAACTAAGCGGATggataattttaattcttgcccaaataaataatattaataataatatcattattaTATATCGAAATCGATATATAATTCGAGGCTTAATCATTTTGCAACTTTTGTCCATAATCAGCTAAATCAAGAAAACGGTTGTTAGCAAAATCGTGACGACATCTCTCAAAATAACAACTCGTTgtcaattgatttcaaatattatgtgGCATCTTGTAAGACGTGTGGTCGTTGAAGAATTGATATGTCAAAATATGTCGTGCAAaagagaattttaaattagaaggTCAATGAAGTTGATTCAATAACatttgttttatcattttatcatttttttgtcATTGGTTTTGCAAGAGtatgaaaacattttttataagagtatgaaaacatctccctaacatacacattttaaaaaccttgagagtaattccggaagggaaagtctaaagaaaacaatatatgttaattGTAAAcctggactgttacaaatggtttcagAGCCGGACCTGTGCGAACAAGCATGTTAAGTCCTAAAGGTGGTaaacatcgggcggtgtgtcagtaaggatgctggaccccgaaggagggtggattgtgagcagtgtgccaacaaggatgctaAACCCTAAAGGTGGTAAATACTGGGCAGTGTGTCAGagggtaaattgtgagatctcacatcagtggtagaggagaacaaaaagtctaaataagaaaatacaGATACACATTAGGGTGGGATAATGGGCTTGGAGTTGAAGTGGGCCAGGGCCCACCAATCCTATCCATTCGGAGAATTTGCGAGGTTTTTGGGATGAGAATGAacgaataataataaataaaaatataaaaacaaatattttatttaaaaaaatcaaaacaattataaatgcGGAAGAAAATATGATAGGCTTTAGAGGCTACCATTCTTATCGCAAATGCTTAAAGATTCTCTTTCCTATaccacaaattttaattttcccttaatttaatttttattttattttgtaaatatctgtttttaaaaatggcGAACTGTTACTGGGCCCTGCAATAATATGGGAAGGTTGGTTGGTTCGGCCTTTTTGTTGAAACATAAAATCGGCCCATCATATTTTAATTCCGACTTGCTGGCTTCCTTTCGAATTTTCTTTACCGAAATGTTTCCACCAAATATGACAACGATCGTAATAATTGTAAGACGCTACATATGTAtggtttaattataaattaaaattaaagtttggtcattaaatttttaacataaattataaatatagttaataattattcatGTGGTGTATGATAAAtccctaaaattaaaaaaaatatattattattattattattatttaatttttaaaaatctatatatatttttta is a window encoding:
- the LOC111778595 gene encoding beta-D-xylosidase 1-like; protein product: MACYFRSGVIRWPAVAAMVVVVVAAVMGTAEGRAAFACDGQNAATRNMGFCKVSLGIEERVRDLIGRLTLAEKIRLLVNNAIPVPRLGIRGYEWWSEALHGVSNVGPGTKFGGAYPGATSFPQVITTAASFNQSLWEEIGRVVSDEARAMYNGGTAGLTYWSPNVNIFRDPRWGRGQETPGEDPILAGKYAASYVRGLQGNGQGKRLKVAACCKHYTAYDLDNWNGVDRYHFNAKVSKQDLEDTYNVPFKACVVEGKVASVMCSYNQVNGKPTCADPDLLKNTIRGTWGLDGYIVSDCDSVGVMYDNQHFTRTPEETAAYTIKAGLDLDCGPFLAVHTAAAVGRGLLKEADLNGALANLLAVQMRLGMFDGEPTAQPYGHLGPKDVCTPAHKHLALEAARQGIVLLQNRAASLPLSPTRHRTVAVIGPNSDATVTMIGNYAGVACGYTSPLQGIAKYAKTIHQEGCANVGCGGNQLIAAAESAARAADATVVVVGLDQSIEAESRDRNGLLLPGYQQELVSRVARASRGPTVLVLMSGGPIDVTFAKSDPKISAILWAGYPGQAGGAAIADVIFGAINPGGKLPMTWYPQSYLAKVPMTNMGLRPDPSTGYPGRTYRFYKGPVVFPFGYGLSYSKFTHSIAEAPKELSIPLTNLSPNPNSTASLNAIKVSHTDCASISDLGLQIDVKNIGTLDGSHTVLAFATAPNENSSPYKHLIGFEKVHMTAGSQKRIRIGVHVCDHLSRVDQFGTRRIPTGEHTLHIGDLTHTISLHADLQNIKF